One part of the Quercus lobata isolate SW786 chromosome 7, ValleyOak3.0 Primary Assembly, whole genome shotgun sequence genome encodes these proteins:
- the LOC115953168 gene encoding probable mediator of RNA polymerase II transcription subunit 26b isoform X1, translating to MMAKKSGSLDYWRNYFRTANSDIFEIIDHAIMVAASDCPKEFKLRRDRIAERLFSCKFSRCLGCDRVELSVPCGGSEEDETEEEDDSDGGCKSSGFERGGCEFEPGGSKESKNSNTVDHGEMNVNQVSNYSYGEAEALTDEIEEQSQIVGEVLRIKEILYNSEDESDSVLLESLRKLQLMILTVDTLKATEIGKAVNRLRKHASKEIRHLARTLIEGWKDMVDEWVNATQAIAVVGSEGTPDSVNPSVVDEEEEEEEEEGLPSPPLDDFFATQPTSMELSQFFDGMDDDGNPRNNGEFSKNRDYGRKPSQESQNNMRRKQQTINAANVLIKDNKSHQVRKQELVVRPNMPSNTNSGPGRPLKPSSEQKVNNDAKSQQKSNKASIQKRPVTVEQDKFKCSDEVAVQVKLEATKRKLQERYQQAENAKRQRTIQVMELHDLPKQGLGHRNPHMKPGNHNRQWAHGRR from the exons ATGATGGCGAAGAAATCAGGGTCATTGGATTACTGGAGGAATTACTTTAGAACAGCGAACTCAGACATTTTCGAGATAATCGACCATGCGATTATGGTGGCGGCTTCGGATTGTCCTAAGGAGTTCAAATTGAGGAGGGATCGAATAGCTGAGAGGCTTTTCTCTTGTAAATTTTCTCGGTGTTTGGGTTGTGATAGGGTGGAGTTGTCTGTGCCTTGtggtggtagtgaagaagatgagacagaagaagaagatgacagTGATGGAGGTTGTAAGAGTAGTGGTTTTGAAAGAGGTGGGTGTGAATTTGAGCCAGGTGGGAGTAAGGAGAGCAAGAATAGCAATACTGTTGATCACGGAGAGATGAACGTGAACCAGGTTAGCAATTATAGCTATGGAGAAGCTGAGGCATTGACTGATGAGATTGAAGAACAGTCTCAGATTGTTGGGGAGGTCTTGAGGATCAAAGAGATTCTTTATAACAGTGAAGACGAG TCTGATTCAGTGTTGCTTGAGTCGTTGAGGAAGCTTCAGTTGATGATTCTGACTGTGGATACTCTGAAG GCAACTGAGATTGGAAAGGCTGTCAATAGGCTTCGGAAGCATGCATCAAAGGAGATTCGCCACCTTGCCCGGACTCTTATCGA AGGTTGGAAGGACATGGTAGACGAGTGGGTCAATGCTACACAGGCTATTGCAG TTGTCGGTTCAGAAGGTACCCCGGATTCTGTAAACCCATCTGttgttgatgaagaagaagaagaagaagaagaagaagggctTCCATCTCCTCCTCTAGATGATTTCTTTGCCACTCAACCCACTTCAATGGAGCTCTCACAG TTCTTTGATGGCATGGATGATGATGGAA ATCCTCGAAACAATGGGGAATTCAGCAAGAACCGTGATTATGGAAGAAAACCATCACAAGAGAGTCAAAATAATATGAGGCGGAAACAGCAGACAATCAATGCGGCAAATGTGCTGATCAAGGACAACAAGAGTCATCAAGTGAGGAAACAGGAACTTGTTGTGAGGCCAAATATGCCGTCAAACACCAATTCTGGGCCTGGAAGACCTCTCAAACCAAGTTCAGAGCAAAAGGTCAATAATGATGCGAAGTCCCAGCAAAAATCTAATAAGGCTTCCATCCAGAAGAGGCCAGTCACTGTCGAGCAAGAT AAATTCAAGTGTTCGGATGAGGTTGCAGTCCAAGTGAAACTCGAAGCTACAAAGAGGAAACTTCAGGAGCGTTATCAACAAGCTGAGAATG CTAAGAGACAGCGGACGATACAGGTTATGGAGTTGCATGATCTCCCTAAGCAGGGGCTTGGCCATAGAAATCCTCATATGAAACCTGGGAACCATAACCGGCAATGGGCACATGGGCGAcgatag
- the LOC115953168 gene encoding probable mediator of RNA polymerase II transcription subunit 26b isoform X2, whose product MMAKKSGSLDYWRNYFRTANSDIFEIIDHAIMVAASDCPKEFKLRRDRIAERLFSCKFSRCLGCDRVELSVPCGGSEEDETEEEDDSDGGCKSSGFERGGCEFEPGGSKESKNSNTVDHGEMNVNQVSNYSYGEAEALTDEIEEQSQIVGEVLRIKEILYNSEDESDSVLLESLRKLQLMILTVDTLKATEIGKAVNRLRKHASKEIRHLARTLIEGWKDMVDEWVNATQAIAEGTPDSVNPSVVDEEEEEEEEEGLPSPPLDDFFATQPTSMELSQFFDGMDDDGNPRNNGEFSKNRDYGRKPSQESQNNMRRKQQTINAANVLIKDNKSHQVRKQELVVRPNMPSNTNSGPGRPLKPSSEQKVNNDAKSQQKSNKASIQKRPVTVEQDKFKCSDEVAVQVKLEATKRKLQERYQQAENAKRQRTIQVMELHDLPKQGLGHRNPHMKPGNHNRQWAHGRR is encoded by the exons ATGATGGCGAAGAAATCAGGGTCATTGGATTACTGGAGGAATTACTTTAGAACAGCGAACTCAGACATTTTCGAGATAATCGACCATGCGATTATGGTGGCGGCTTCGGATTGTCCTAAGGAGTTCAAATTGAGGAGGGATCGAATAGCTGAGAGGCTTTTCTCTTGTAAATTTTCTCGGTGTTTGGGTTGTGATAGGGTGGAGTTGTCTGTGCCTTGtggtggtagtgaagaagatgagacagaagaagaagatgacagTGATGGAGGTTGTAAGAGTAGTGGTTTTGAAAGAGGTGGGTGTGAATTTGAGCCAGGTGGGAGTAAGGAGAGCAAGAATAGCAATACTGTTGATCACGGAGAGATGAACGTGAACCAGGTTAGCAATTATAGCTATGGAGAAGCTGAGGCATTGACTGATGAGATTGAAGAACAGTCTCAGATTGTTGGGGAGGTCTTGAGGATCAAAGAGATTCTTTATAACAGTGAAGACGAG TCTGATTCAGTGTTGCTTGAGTCGTTGAGGAAGCTTCAGTTGATGATTCTGACTGTGGATACTCTGAAG GCAACTGAGATTGGAAAGGCTGTCAATAGGCTTCGGAAGCATGCATCAAAGGAGATTCGCCACCTTGCCCGGACTCTTATCGA AGGTTGGAAGGACATGGTAGACGAGTGGGTCAATGCTACACAGGCTATTGCAG AAGGTACCCCGGATTCTGTAAACCCATCTGttgttgatgaagaagaagaagaagaagaagaagaagggctTCCATCTCCTCCTCTAGATGATTTCTTTGCCACTCAACCCACTTCAATGGAGCTCTCACAG TTCTTTGATGGCATGGATGATGATGGAA ATCCTCGAAACAATGGGGAATTCAGCAAGAACCGTGATTATGGAAGAAAACCATCACAAGAGAGTCAAAATAATATGAGGCGGAAACAGCAGACAATCAATGCGGCAAATGTGCTGATCAAGGACAACAAGAGTCATCAAGTGAGGAAACAGGAACTTGTTGTGAGGCCAAATATGCCGTCAAACACCAATTCTGGGCCTGGAAGACCTCTCAAACCAAGTTCAGAGCAAAAGGTCAATAATGATGCGAAGTCCCAGCAAAAATCTAATAAGGCTTCCATCCAGAAGAGGCCAGTCACTGTCGAGCAAGAT AAATTCAAGTGTTCGGATGAGGTTGCAGTCCAAGTGAAACTCGAAGCTACAAAGAGGAAACTTCAGGAGCGTTATCAACAAGCTGAGAATG CTAAGAGACAGCGGACGATACAGGTTATGGAGTTGCATGATCTCCCTAAGCAGGGGCTTGGCCATAGAAATCCTCATATGAAACCTGGGAACCATAACCGGCAATGGGCACATGGGCGAcgatag
- the LOC115952706 gene encoding tubulin beta-5 chain: MREILHVQGGQCGNQIGSKFWEVVCDEHGIDPTGRYIGTSELQLERVNVYYNEASCGRFVPRAVLMDLEPGTMDSVRTGPYGQIFRPDNFVFGQSGAGNNWAKGHYTEGAELIDSVLDVVRKEAENCDCLQGFQVCHSLGGGTGSGMGTLLISKIREEYPDRMMLTFSVFPSPKVSDTVVEPYNATLSVHQLVENADECMVLDNEALYDICFRTLKLTTPSFGDLNHLISATMSGVTCCLRFPGQLNSDLRKLAVNLIPFPRLHFFMVGFAPLTSRGSQQYRALTVPELTQQMWDSKNMMCAADPRHGRYLTASAMFRGKMSTKEVDEQMINVQNKNSSYFVEWIPNNVKSSVCDIPPRGLSMASTFIGNSTSIQEMFRRVSEQFTAMFRRKAFLHWYTGEGMDEMEFTEAESNMNDLVSEYQQYQDATADEEGEYEDEEVEGMEHEDM, encoded by the exons atgagagagatcCTTCATGTTCAGGGTGGACAGTGTGGGAACCAGATTGGTTCCAAGTTCTGGGAGGTTGTTTGTGACGAGCATGGCATTGATCCGACTGGAAGGTACATTGGGACCTCAGAACTGCAGTTGGAACGTGTAAATGTGTATTACAATGAAGCTTCTTGTGGGAGGTTTGTGCCTCGTGCTGTGCTCATGGATTTGGAGCCCGGCACTATGGACAGTGTTCGCACTGGTCCATATGGCCAGATCTTCCGTCCAGATAACTTTGTATTCGGACAATCTGGTGCTGGAAACAACTGGGCCAAGGGGCACTATACTGAGGGTGCTGAGCTTATTGATTCTGTTCTTGATGTTGTGAGAAAGGAGGCTGAGAACTGTGACTGTCTTCAAG GTTTTCAAGTGTGCCATTCTTTGGGCGGAGGAACTGGTTCTGGAATGGGTACCTTGCTTATCTCAAAAATTCGGGAGGAGTATCCTGACAGAATGATGCTCACATTCTCTGTGTTTCCTTCACCAAAGGTTTCAGATACAGTGGTTGAGCCATACAATGCTACACTTTCTGTTCATCAGCTTGTTGAGAATGCAGATGAATGTATGGTTTTGGATAATGAGGCTTTATATGATATCTGCTTCAGGACTCTCAAGTTGACTACTCCTAGCT TTGGTGACTTGAACCATTTGATCTCTGCGACCATGAGTGGTGTCACCTGCTGCCTCAGGTTCCCTGGTCAACTCAACTCTGACCTCCGAAAGCTAGCTGTTAACTTGATCCCCTTCCCTCGTCTCCACTTCTTCATGGTTGGGTTTGCACCCCTGACATCCCGTGGATCCCAGCAGTACCGTGCCCTGACTGTCCCAGAGCTGACCCAGCAAATGTGGGATTCCAAGAACATGATGTGTGCTGCTGACCCAAGGCATGGACGGTACCTCACTGCCTCTGCCATGTTTAGGGGCAAGATGAGCACCAAGGAAGTGGATGAGCAAATGATTAACGTTCAGAACAAGAACTCTTCCTACTTTGTGGAATGGATACCTAACAATGTGAAATCAAGCGTTTGTGACATTCCACCCAGGGGGCTTTCGATGGCTTCCACCTTCATTGGAAATTCTACCTCCATCCAGGAAATGTTTAGGAGAGTGAGTGAGCAGTTTACTGCCATGTTCAGAAGGAAAGCTTTCTTACATTGGTATACCGGTGAAGGAATGGATGAGATGGAATTCACAGAAGCAGAGAGCAATATGAATGATCTTGTGTCTGAGTACCAGCAGTACCAGGATGCCACTGCAGATGAGGAAGGGGAATATGAAGATGAGGAAGTGGAAGGAATGGAGCATGAGGATATGTGA